One part of the Phormidium ambiguum IAM M-71 genome encodes these proteins:
- a CDS encoding PAS domain S-box protein, translated as MKTVFPDYEIKRLAVLHQYRILDTPAEAVFDDLVSLAAEICDTPIAFISLVDAERQWFKSKLGLTVSETKRNIAFCNYTILQNEPLIVEDARKDPRFVDNVLVTGEPYIRFYAGAPLITSDGFALGTLSVIDRHPRQLTQKQISALQKLSRQVISQIELRQNLVGYERAESLLIAQKEFLGLISNNVSVNQALNAVTQQQKETLKTIFDRIPVMLGFFDREGKLQMVNREWVNVLGWSLEELQELPDILAKLYPDPEYRRQVWKFIEKAEDRQWKNFQTLVKDGRILNTSWANVRLSDGRTIGIGQDITEQQAALRERKQAEEILQTSVKELVDFKFALDESAIVAITDRKGVIQYVNDKFCEICGYSREELIGQNHRIINSGYHSKEFFQEIWQTISQGKIWKGEIKNRAKNGSIYWVDTTIIPFLDAEKNPYQYIAIRQDITNRKQVEKILLQQAQRERLVAEISQRIRQSLNLNEILNTTVTEVRRLLESDRVLIFRFEPDWSGVVVVESVAQNWQPILGAQISDSFFQNPELRQIYERGGIQAIEDIFNAGLSPCHIELLNQFQVRANLVVPILQENQLWGLLVAHNCLASRHWQNWEIELLKQLATQLEIAIQQSQLYQQVQLELIERKLAEQKILEQAALLDVATDAILVRDLNHRILFWNKGAERLYGWKKAEVKDKCANNLLYREVPAQLEYIYQTVISKGEWQGELQQVTKDGKEIIVESRWTLVRNSVGEPKAILMVNTDITQKKLMERQFLRSQRMESIGTLAGGIAHDLNNILAPILMAVQLLQLQITSKQGQQWLEILEDSTRRGSELIKQVLSFARGLDGEYGILQIRHLIKEIKKIAEEIFPRYINIYADISKELWAVYGDATHLHQVLMNLCVNARDAMPKGGTLTISAENLVISENDAQLQIDAQAGSYVVITVSDTGHGIPPEVLDRIFEPFFTTKEVGKGTGLGLATVIGIIKSHKGFITVSSKLGKGSEFKVYLPAVEEIADLEEEEWELPIGNGELILVVDDETSIREITKSSLIAYNYQVLTARNGVEALTIYAERKHEISLVLVDMMMPVLDGAHTIRALQKINPQVKTIASSGLVSGTHLQEVENTTANKFLPKPYTTKELLKVMQELLQ; from the coding sequence ATGAAAACTGTATTTCCCGATTATGAAATTAAACGTTTAGCAGTGTTGCATCAGTATCGCATATTGGATACTCCAGCAGAAGCCGTATTTGACGATTTAGTTAGTTTAGCTGCTGAGATTTGTGATACACCGATCGCTTTCATTAGTTTAGTAGATGCCGAGCGGCAATGGTTCAAATCTAAACTAGGGCTAACAGTTAGTGAAACTAAGCGCAATATAGCGTTTTGTAATTATACGATTTTGCAAAATGAACCCTTAATTGTTGAGGATGCTCGAAAAGACCCAAGATTTGTAGATAATGTTTTAGTGACTGGGGAACCTTACATTAGATTTTATGCTGGTGCGCCATTAATTACATCTGATGGGTTTGCTTTAGGAACGTTATCCGTTATCGATCGTCATCCTCGACAATTAACACAAAAACAAATTAGTGCCCTGCAAAAATTAAGTCGTCAGGTAATTAGTCAGATAGAATTACGGCAAAATTTAGTAGGATATGAGCGGGCAGAAAGTTTATTGATTGCTCAAAAAGAATTTTTAGGATTGATTAGTAATAATGTATCTGTCAATCAAGCGTTGAATGCAGTTACCCAACAACAAAAAGAAACTCTGAAAACTATTTTCGATCGGATTCCCGTGATGTTGGGCTTCTTCGATCGAGAAGGAAAGCTACAAATGGTTAACCGTGAGTGGGTAAATGTGTTGGGGTGGAGTTTAGAAGAATTACAAGAATTGCCGGATATTTTAGCCAAGTTGTATCCCGATCCAGAATATCGAAGACAAGTTTGGAAATTTATTGAAAAAGCCGAAGATCGCCAATGGAAAAATTTTCAAACTTTGGTTAAAGATGGTCGCATATTGAATACTAGTTGGGCGAATGTCAGGTTATCTGATGGTAGAACGATCGGTATTGGTCAAGATATTACCGAACAGCAAGCTGCGCTACGCGAACGCAAACAGGCAGAAGAAATTTTACAAACTTCTGTTAAGGAATTAGTCGATTTTAAATTTGCTTTGGATGAATCAGCGATCGTGGCAATTACCGATCGTAAAGGTGTAATTCAATATGTAAATGATAAATTCTGTGAAATTTGCGGTTATAGTCGAGAAGAATTAATCGGACAAAATCACCGAATTATTAATTCTGGCTACCATTCTAAAGAGTTCTTCCAAGAAATTTGGCAAACTATTTCTCAAGGTAAAATTTGGAAAGGGGAAATTAAAAATCGGGCGAAAAATGGCAGTATTTACTGGGTAGATACCACAATTATTCCTTTTCTAGACGCGGAAAAAAATCCCTATCAATATATTGCGATTCGCCAAGACATTACAAATCGCAAACAAGTCGAGAAAATTTTGCTCCAACAAGCACAAAGAGAAAGATTAGTAGCAGAAATTTCCCAACGTATTCGTCAATCTTTGAATTTAAATGAAATTCTCAATACGACAGTCACAGAAGTGCGGCGCTTGCTCGAGAGCGATCGAGTTTTGATTTTCCGCTTTGAGCCAGATTGGAGTGGTGTTGTTGTGGTCGAATCAGTTGCTCAGAATTGGCAACCAATTTTAGGCGCACAAATTTCAGATTCTTTCTTCCAAAATCCTGAGTTACGACAAATTTATGAACGAGGGGGAATTCAAGCAATTGAAGACATTTTTAATGCAGGTTTATCACCTTGTCACATTGAGTTACTAAATCAATTTCAAGTTCGTGCAAATTTAGTTGTTCCCATTTTACAAGAAAATCAACTATGGGGTTTGTTAGTTGCTCATAATTGTTTAGCTTCGCGCCATTGGCAAAATTGGGAAATCGAATTGCTCAAACAATTAGCAACTCAATTAGAAATTGCAATTCAACAATCACAACTTTATCAACAAGTACAATTAGAACTAATTGAACGCAAATTAGCCGAACAAAAAATTCTTGAACAAGCTGCTTTACTTGATGTGGCAACTGACGCAATTTTAGTTCGTGACTTAAATCATCGGATTTTATTTTGGAATAAAGGAGCAGAAAGATTATACGGTTGGAAAAAAGCAGAAGTTAAAGATAAATGTGCTAATAATCTGCTTTATAGAGAAGTACCAGCACAATTAGAATATATTTATCAAACTGTAATTAGCAAAGGGGAATGGCAAGGAGAATTACAACAGGTAACAAAAGATGGTAAAGAAATAATTGTTGAGAGTCGTTGGACATTAGTGCGTAATTCAGTAGGAGAACCAAAAGCAATTTTGATGGTCAATACTGATATTACGCAGAAAAAATTGATGGAGCGACAATTTTTGCGATCGCAACGCATGGAAAGCATTGGCACTCTAGCCGGAGGAATTGCTCACGATTTGAATAATATCTTAGCGCCAATTCTGATGGCAGTACAACTTTTACAATTACAAATTACTAGTAAACAGGGACAACAATGGTTAGAAATTCTCGAAGATAGTACCAGAAGAGGTAGTGAATTAATCAAACAAGTTTTATCTTTTGCACGGGGATTAGATGGAGAGTATGGAATTTTACAAATTCGCCATTTAATTAAGGAAATTAAGAAAATTGCCGAAGAAATTTTTCCTAGATATATCAATATTTACGCTGATATATCAAAGGAATTGTGGGCGGTTTATGGTGATGCCACTCACTTGCATCAAGTATTAATGAATTTGTGTGTTAATGCCCGTGATGCTATGCCTAAAGGTGGAACTTTAACTATTAGTGCCGAAAATTTAGTAATTAGTGAAAATGATGCTCAATTGCAAATAGATGCCCAAGCAGGGTCTTATGTAGTAATTACTGTTAGCGATACAGGACATGGGATTCCTCCAGAAGTTCTCGATCGCATTTTTGAACCTTTCTTTACTACCAAAGAAGTTGGAAAAGGTACAGGTTTAGGACTTGCCACTGTGATTGGCATCATCAAAAGTCACAAGGGATTTATTACTGTTTCCAGCAAATTAGGCAAAGGTAGTGAGTTTAAAGTATATCTTCCGGCTGTAGAAGAAATAGCAGATTTAGAAGAGGAAGAATGGGAATTACCAATAGGAAACGGCGAATTAATTTTAGTTGTAGATGATGAAACTTCAATTCGAGAAATTACCAAGAGTTCCTTAATAGCTTATAATTATCAAGTTTTGACAGCCAGAAATGGCGTAGAAGCATTAACTATTTATGCAGAACGCAAACACGAAATTAGTTTGGTTTTAGTAGATATGATGATGCCAGTATTAGATGGTGCTCATACCATTCGCGCCCTACAAAAAATTAATCCCCAAGTCAAAACAATTGCCTCTAGTGGGTTAGTATCTGGTACACACTTACAAGAAGTAGAAAATACCACTGCCAATAAATTTTTACCAAAACCTTACACCACTAAAGAATTATTAAAAGTTATGCAAGAATTGTTGCAATAA